GGTCTTTTACAAACGCAATACTGGAATCATCTTTACCCATAAATTTTAAAATGAGTTTGATAATCTCCAAATTAGAATATTCCTTATCTTTTTGTCCGCCAATACAATAGGTCTCTCCTATCCTCCCTTTATGAATAATTAAATCCAAAGCAGAACAATGATCGTCCACATAAAGCCAATCTCTCACATATTTACCATCCCCATAAACTGGGATCTTCTTACCTTCAATTAAATTGATAATAGTTACAGGTATAAACTTTTCTGGATATTGAAAAGGACCAAAATTGTTACTGCAATTTGATATTGTAATAGGTAAGTTATGAGTATGAAAATATGCTCTTACCAAATGATCGGACGCTGCTTTAGAAGCAGAATAAGGAGAACGGGGATCGTAAGGTGTGTCCTCATTAAACTTTTCTTCTGAACCAAGAGCTAATGCCCCAAAAACTTCATCAGTAGATATATGATGAAATCGTTTTACTTTATTTTCTAACGCAGAATCTAATAAAACCTGTGTACCTAGAACATTGGTAACTATAAAAGGCGTAGAATCTACAATAGATCTATCCACATGAGACTCTGCCGCCAAATGCGCCACTACATCCACTCCCAACATTAGACTATTAACAAGCTTTTTATCACAAATATCCCCTTCAACAAATTTATAATTGGGGTTATCAGATAT
This portion of the Patescibacteria group bacterium genome encodes:
- the rfbB gene encoding dTDP-glucose 4,6-dehydratase, with protein sequence MNLLITGGAGFIGSNLIRYWLKKYPKDKVVNLDKLTYAGNLDNLKDISDNPNYKFVEGDICDKKLVNSLMLGVDVVAHLAAESHVDRSIVDSTPFIVTNVLGTQVLLDSALENKVKRFHHISTDEVFGALALGSEEKFNEDTPYDPRSPYSASKAASDHLVRAYFHTHNLPITISNCSNNFGPFQYPEKFIPVTIINLIEGKKIPVYGDGKYVRDWLYVDDHCSALDLIIHKGRIGETYCIGGQKDKEYSNLEIIKLILKFMGKDDSSIAFVKDRPGHDRRYAVDWSKINSQLGWSPNHNLEERLRETVNWYKSNQYEKS